A portion of the Rhinopithecus roxellana isolate Shanxi Qingling chromosome 19, ASM756505v1, whole genome shotgun sequence genome contains these proteins:
- the LOC115894930 gene encoding C-C motif chemokine 18-like, which yields MTWDLSVLSPAVGTNKEFCCLVYTSRQIPQKFIVDYSETSPQCTKPGVILLTKRRWQICADPNKKWVQKYISDLKLIA from the exons ATGACTTGGGATCTTTCTGTCCTGTCTCCTGCAGTGGGTACCAACAAAGAGTTCTGCTGCCTCGTCTATACTTCccggcagattccacaaaagttTATAGTTGACTATTCTGAAACCAGCCCCCAGTGCACCAAACCAGGTGTCAT CCTCCTCACCAAGAGAAGATGGCAGATCTGTGCTGACCCCAATAAAAAGTGGGTCCAGAAATACATCAGTGACCTGAAGCTGATTGCCTGA